Genomic segment of Nitrospirota bacterium:
CAGTGAAATCTCAAGGGGCGCGTACGGATCGCCTGCGGCCGGCCAGTTCCAAGTCTGTAGTGGCTCGGCGGGTAACGGGCGCTTTATTACGGCGACCTACAACCCTGTAGCGACCCCGCAGCTCACGAGAACCGCGCCCGCGGCTTGGGCGGCTGGGGCGTGCGGGGCGGCGACCTAGCCGGACTGTCTGCTGACGCACTGAGGCGACGTGGAGAGGTTGTCTCCACGTCGCCTCATGGGCAGCGCCCTCGTATGGTCCGAAGTGCTCGATATCGTCTCCGACACTCGGGCATCGCGACAAGGTCCCGCGCACGGCTGACTGCCGAATGGAACCGTCTCGCAGACTTGGTGGGGAGGCTGCTCTGTTCGAGGCGGCGCGATGGTTTTACGCTCGTCGAACTAATTCTCATCATTCTGATCCTGGTCACTATTGCGGCCGCGGTCATTCCCACAATCGGTGACACCACGGGTATGCGAATGTCGGCTACCGCACGCAAGGTCCAGTCCGACATCGCGTATGCGCAATCTCTCGCCATGACGAGCGGTCAGCGGTATCGGGTGTATTTCAACCTGGCTCCAGCGCCAGCGGCGGGTTACGCCGTGGTTAACAACGCCGACGGAGACGCCAACTGGGGTGAAGCGGGCGAATTCGCCCGCGATCCCAATGGCGGCGATTCTCTATCCGTGACCCTGAATGCGGGCACGTATGCGGGAGTCACCATCTCTGCGGTGGGCTTTTCGGGCTCGTTTGTAGAATTCGATAGTTTGGGGAGGCCGTACGACAATCTCGGACTCCTGGCGGCGGCCAATACCGTCACCCTCGCCGGAGGCTCGGCGACCCAGACCGTTACCGTGACGCCGCAAACCGGGCGAGTGACAGTTCCATGAGCCGGAGAAGGCCCAACGCTCCAGACAGCGGAGTTCGCGGTTTCACGCTGATCGAAGTCACTATCACCATTCTTGTAATTGCGATTATCGGAACCGCTGTTCTCCTGCCGTTTGTCAGCAGTCTGAGCGGTAGTCCGAACCCTGTGGTCATGCAACAGGCGATCGACCTCGCCCAAGGGGAGTTGGAGCAGGTGATCGCCACGAAGCGTGCGAACGGATTCGCGGCCATTGTTTCCGGCTGTAGCGCGTTTCCCATGCCCGCAGGATTTACGTGCACTCGGACAGTCTGTTACGTGCCGGCCGCGAATCTCAATGACACGTCGACCTGCGCCGCGGCGACGGCCTACAAACGGGTAGCTGTCACAGTCAATCATGCTCTGGTGGGCGACGTGTCGGCCGTGTCGTTAGTGACGAACCCGTAGGCGGTGCATGACACTGAGGCATTCAAGGCGACTGGGTACCGTCGGGAAGCTGTTGATCGATTCTCTGTCCAACGCCTCCGTTCGCCGTGGCGAGCGCGGCTTCACCCTGATCGAGCTGATCATGACGATCGTGCTCGTTGGCATTATCGGGGGCATCATCGGGGCGTTGTTGCTGGGTGGGACCCAGGCGTTCGTAGCGGAGGACACCAAGGCTTCCCTAACGACCCAAGGACGCTTGGCCGTAGAGCGGATGGTTCGCGATATCCGTCTGGTGCGTAGCCGAACCGCGGGAGACATTCCCACCATGACCGCGGCCACGCTCAATTTTATCGACACGTCCGGGAACGCGATCGCGTACACCTCCGGGGGTGGGTCGATTACGCGTAACGGGGTTGTGCTCGCGGCTGCACCGACGGCCAACTTGGCCTTCTCGTATTTCCAACAGGACGGCACGCCGGCCGCCTCGGCCGCTCAAGTGTGGGTGATCCAGGTGGACCTCACGTTTGGAGGAACCAACGACAGCCAGGATTTTAGGGTGCGGATTCATCCGAGGAACTTCTAATGACGGGGTTGGTCCACGACGAACGGGGCGCATCGCTCGTGGCCGCGATATTTCTGTTGGTAGTCGTGGCGTTCTTGGGCACGACCGTGGTGTCGCTGATGAGCACTCAGACCATGACGTCGTTCGGGGAGACGCAATCGACGCAAGCCCTGTATGTGGCCGAAGGCGGTAGCGAGTTTACCCAACGGGCGCTGGCGCAAAACCTGAATTGGTACCGCAGCGCAACCGACCCGATCGTCACGCCGGCGACCGCGCTGGGTGCGGGCACGTTTGCCGTGAACACGAATCTGCCGGCCACTCTGTTGAGGCGGCGAGTCACGCCGGCGTCACTCGACATCTCCGTCTTCACCACAGCACGCTTCCCCGGCACTGGCTACATTCAGCTTGGGGACGACATTACGACCAACGCCGAGTTCGTCCGGTATACGGGGACCACCGCCACCACGTTCACGGGACTGACCCGAGACGACACGATAGGAGGGGTCAACGGGGGTGCTGTGGGGACCTTTCTTCGTGGCACGCGCGTCTACCCCGTGACGACTCTCGCGGCGAACCTGGCGCCCGTGGCCGCCGCCTGTACTCCCACACCGTCCGCGGCCACCATCCAGATCAACCCGCACTCGAAGTTTCTTGCCGCCGGAACAATCGTCGTCGAAACAGAAGAGATCACGTATACGGGTTCGAGTACGGCCGGAGGCGTGACTACGCTGACCGGTATCGTGCGGTGTGTCAATTCTCAGTCGAGCGGTACCCCCCACGGTCCCGGATATCCAGTCACCACGCTGCTAGTCGACGGCGTCACGCCGGACTACCAAACGTTTCTCTCGTCAACAGGAGCGGTCGGTGGTGCGCCTTTGGGTTCTGCGACTCGGGTGGTGCAGAAGACGGTTCAGCGGTAGAGGGCGAACATGTGGCGATGGCTGACATCGGGTGGCGTAGTTGTCCTAGTGCTGGGTCTTTGGGGGGGCTGCGCGGAGGCCGCTCGCAACTTCGTCGCAGCGCAGACTCCAGCGCCGAATGCACCGGTGACCATGGGTTCCACGGGAACCCTGACTTACCGCATCACCAACGCGAACACGGGAGGAAACACCGGCGAGCGGATCTACGAAGTCCGATTCCGAGTCGGGGGCGGAGGCAGGCGTGGCGGAGGTGCAAGCAGCACGTTTTCAGCAGCCACTGCTGCGCCCGCGGGGTGGACGCGCACCTCGTTCAGCACCACGTCGGTGACGTTTCGCGCCAACTCGTGGGCCAATGCGATTATCACAGGGTCGTACCTGGATTTCCCGATCGTCTTCAACTTCCGGCAGACCACAGCGGATACCACTGAACGCCTACGGGACATCCGTGCCAGGTATACGAATAGTGTGGGTGGACCGCCGTTTACCAACTTGGGGTCCGATACGGACAGCAACCAGGGCGGCTGGACGCTCAGATCGCTCGAAATCACCTCGCTCCAAATCACGGATACGAGCGGTGTTCCGATCACTGCCCTAAGCGCTGGTAGCAGTTTTCGCCTGGTCATGAGCGTGACGAATCGCTCGACAGCTACGATGACCGCGATCAGGTCAGGCCCGACCGACCCACCAGTAGCTTCAGTTTTGACTGGGACAGCCACGGTCGGGTGGACATCGACCGTAAATAGCCCCAATCCCTTGACCCTGGCTCCAGGGGCCAGTGGCACGATCACGTATACGTACACCACAGGCCTTGCGGATAGCGGGACGATCAACTTTGCCAACATCTACGCCCGCAACAATACCGGGAGCGGCACGTCTGCCCTCGCCACGTCGCCCACCCTTGCTATTGGTCGGTTCACCGCAGCGATCAACGTTTCGTCGGCGTGTCTCTACAGCGGCCAAAGTTTTACGGTCGACATGGTCCTCACCAATCGATATCCCTATGCCATCGATAACGTCACTCCCACACTCACGGTGTCTCTCGCCGGAGCGCCGCTGACCCTGACCTCCGGTCCAAATCCCACTCCGCCGAACGGACCTGTTCCGGCAAGTGGGGCGGCGACATACACGTTCACGTGGGTGTACCTCGTTACATCGGCCGCCAATGGTCAGACCTTCACCTTCGACGGGTCCGCAACCGGCACCGGCGTGGTCCTCGGAAGTCCGGTTCATACCACACCCACGTCCTCGTCGTTAGTAACAAAAGCCGGAGGGTACTCGATCAGCGCCAACCAGACCAACGGCACGAGTACCAACGAGGAGATCAGTTGGGCGTTTCAGAACAACGGCTGCGCCGCGACCAACAACGTGGCCATTGACCTTCCCGCAGGGTGGGTGTGGGCTGGAGGAGGCGAGGACAGCTATGCACTCGTTGACACAGGCGTCGGGACGTCTTCTGAGAACTGGAGCGCTTTGGGTCCCGACCCAGTGACGTTTACCGCCCAGACGGTTGCGGATCGCCTGTACGTGGGGGGACAAGGGGAGTACCGGCTCGCGTTTTCCAGCACACCGACCGCGACCGTTCCCACTGTGTATACGTTTAACGTGACGATCACGGACGCCACCGGGGCTCCGGCCGTTACGGTGCCCGCCTCGGTCACGCTGAATCCATTCAATACCGGTGGACTCAACGATGCCAACGGACTGATCTGGCAAGAACAATTCCGGTGACGTGCCCAAAGTTCCTTTCTTGACAGGTGGTTAGGGGGGGCTAGACTTGGCCGGCGGTGTAGAAAAACGGATTTATCAGTCGAGGGCCTTGTGAAGACCAGCGAACTGCTGAAGCACGTCGATATTCCGCGCCACAAGCTCTACTACCTCGAACAGAAGGGCTACGTGGCGCCCACAAGAATCCCAATGGGGGATTTGGAAGCTCGCGAGTACTCCAAAGCCGATGTGGAGCTGATCGCGGCGATCTGGAAGTACTTGAAAAAGGGCTTCAAGCACAAGATCGCTCACCAGAAAGCGCTCGAGGAACTCGGGCACGCACCGGCGGCACGCCGAGCCGCCTTGCGGGAGGCGGCGTGAAGTTTCTTCGCGGTCGACGCTCCATCGTGGGTTGCGATCTGGGGCGCAGTGCGGTCAAGCTCGTCCAGTTGCAGCGCACCGGCAGCGGGTGGTCCGTGGTGCAGGCGGAGTTACGCGAGTTGACGCCCGAGGCGCACGAGGGGGACCAGTGGCCCAGCCCGCAGGCCGTGCAATCGGCGGTCGAGTGTCGGTGGGCCAATGGGGAAGACGTGGCGGTCTGCCTGCAAAGCCGGCCTGCTATCGTGCGCCATCTTGATTTGCCGGACATTCCCAAACGGGAGCTCCGAGAAGCGCTGCAGTGGGAAGCCAAAAAAGCCGCGTCGCAGGCGGTTGAGGACCTGGTGGTGGACCATCTTCGCGGCCCGTCGGTGAAGTCTGACCAAGGCCGGACCATGCCGGTCACCATGGTGGTGGCCGAGCGCGAAGCGGTGGAGCAAGAGTTCCGCCGGTATCAACAGGCCGGGCTTCGCGTCAAGGTGATGGACATCAACGCATGCGCGTTCTATTACGCTGCGCATCGCCTGGGCCGGGATCAGACCGGAACCGGCTGCGTGGCGTTCGTGGATATCGGCGCCGGACGCATGGACATCAACATCGTCAAACACGGCACGTTGCGTTTCTCGCGGAGCGTGCCGCTCGGCGGCGAGATGTTGACGCAGGCTCTGGTCCGAACGTTCGGGACCGACCCCAATGAAGCAGAGACCATCAAGCGAGAGCAGGGCCTTTCCGGGAAGGCCAAGGCCCTCGAAGTGCTGGGACCCCACGTGGATCGATTGGTTGTCGAGATCCAGCGTTCGATCGACTATTACCGCGCGCAATCGCACGACGGTGCGCTGGAGGCGCTCTGGCTGGGTGGAGGCACGTCGCTGATGCCGGGCTTTGTCGAGTACGTGGCGCGATTTGTCGATACCAAGGTGGACCGGTTCAATCCGTTCGAGGGGATGGACTGTCGCGGCGTGCGCCTCGACCTCGAGGCGCTTGCGCCTCGGTTCATTGCCAGCGTCGGTCTGGCGATCGGAGGGCAGGCGTGACGCGGCGGATCAATCTGGTCGCCGACCTTCTGCTGGCGACCGAACCTCCGCCCTCGCCGTGGACCGTGCTCTCGGTGGCCGGGGCCGCGTTGGTGATCCCGTTGTTGGTGTGGGGCGTCCACGTCCGGGCCGCGACCCGCTTGGACCCGCAAGTAGCTGAGCTCAGGGCGGTGCGGGACCGGTTGACCACCGAAGGGAACCACGCGCGCCAGGTCATCGCGGACCTGGAGGCGCAAAACGCCCGCCGCATCCAAGAGCAGGCGCAGGCCGAGCAGATCAACTGGCTGGAGGCGTTCCGAGAGCTCACGCTGGTGGTTCCGCACGGGATGTGGCTGTCGGATCTGGGCGGGGAAACGGGCGCGCCGCAATCGGCGGGTTCCATACCCCAGGACGGGGACATCCCGATTCGCATCCGTGGTTTGGCGGTCTCGCAGGGCGTGGTGGCCGATCTCTTGGTGAATCTCGAAACGTCCACGCACTTTCGCGATCCCGTGGTGATGTACACGCAGCGGGAACAGGGCCGGGGAATCGCGCGGGTGGGATTTGAAATCCAGTGCGCGTTGCGACGGGCGTCGGTCGACGGGCGCCAGCCGGGCAGGGCCGCATGACGGATGGGTTTCGCCGCATCGTTGCGCTGAGGCTGACCAAGGTGGAACGCGTGGTCGGCGCGACGTCATTGGCCGGGGCCATCATCTTCGGGGGCCTGTTGCTCGACATGCCCACGGTCAAACGCGCCAAGGCCCTTGAGGTCGAACGAGCCGCGCTCAACGTCGAGGTGGCGGGGTTGACCGTGCAGATCGATCAGCTCGCCGCGCAGCGTCGAACAGTGCAGGCCGAAGCCGAGCGCCTTCAGTCGGCGCCGCCCGATCCACGCGCGTCGGCGTTGATGCGCGCGATCACCGCGATCGAGGAGCGGGGCGACGTGCAGTTCCTATCGGTCCGGCCGGTTCCGTCCGTGGGCGAGGGGACGGCGGTGGCGGTCGAGGTCAATGCCCCGCTTCGGATATTGGGAACGTACTTGGATGAATTGGAACGGTCCAGGTGGGCCCTCCGCATCCGGGATCTTCAACTGGCGAGAAACCCCGAGCGGGTGCCGCCGGTCTCCGCGAGGTTCGTCGTGGACACGGCGGTGCGGGTGAACGGATTCGGAAGCGTGGGTGCGCCGGGCAGGGTGGGAGTAGCCCCTGCGGACGCGGACGACGGGGTGCCATGAAGGAACCGCTTCTCCGCACTTTGGTCATGAGCATCGGTCTGGCTGCCTTGACAGGGCTCGCAGCGGAGGTGGTCGGTTCCCGGCCGGTCCTGGCCGCGGACGGGGCGGTGTGGGGCCAAGACCCCTTCGGAGCCCCGCCGGGCGCGGTTGACGAGCCCGGTGGGCAAGCGCACGAGCCCACGGCTCCGGCCGAGTTACAAGGGATCATCGCGGGACCAGGAGGAATGGTGGCGATCATCGATGACCGCATCGTCCGCATCGGAGATCGCGTGGGCGCCGAGCTCGTCGAGGAAATTACCCCGCGCATCGTGGTGTTGCGGCGCGGATTGCACGTCCGTCGGCTGGCGATTTCGGGCTTGCCGACGCACGGGCGCTAAGGAGAACGCATGAAGACAACCGGTCGATGGGTACGCACGTTCGTCTTCGCGGCGGCGGGAGCGGCGATGATCGCGGCGTGGGCCGCCCAAGGCGACGCGCAGGATCGCCGTGACATTCGCGTCGAACGATCCGCGGGGGATCGCTACTCGCTGGAACTTCGGGAGGCGGACATTCGGGACGTGCTCCGAGCCATCAGCCAAGAGCGCGGGATCAACGTGGTGATCGGCGAGGGAGTCACGGGCAAAGTGACGTTGAGTTTTCAGAGCGTGACGCTGTCGGATGCCATGGACGCGATCCTCAAGACCGGGGACTGGGCCAAGGTCGAGGAGGGGGACATTACTCGGATCGTGAAGTCACAGGAGGGCACCGGAGATCTCGTGACCCGAATGCTGCCCGTCCAGTACGCCAACGCCAAGGATCTTCACGAGGGCGTCAAGGACCTCCTCAGCAAAAAGGGAAGCGCCACGGTGGATGAACGAACCAACACCTTGATCGTGCGCGATGTCTCGGCCAGCGTGGAGTGGATCACCACGCTGGTCAGACAGTTGGACTCTCGGACGCCGCAGGTCCTCATTGAGGCGCGCATCGTGGAAGCCAGCACGAATTTCACCCGTGAGATCGGCGTGCAGTGGGGCGGCGCGTACACCACGCAATCCGGAAATCGGATCACCACGCTCCACGGGGGCGCGACCAAACAGTTGTCCACGGACACCTTTGCCGAGCCCCTGACAGGCGGCATCGGGCTCAGCGGGGGGCCGTTTGCGGTCAACCTTCCGGCTGCGGTCGGCCCGGGAAGAGGCGGGGCGCTGGGCATCTCGTTCGGCAACCTGGCGGACACCGTGCGCTTGGACTTGCAGTTGTCGGCGCTGGAGGATTCAGGCAGGGGCCGCATCCTATCCACCCCGCGGGTGTTAACCCTGGATAACAAGGAAGCCAAGATCTCGGCCGGGACCGAGATCCTTATCCCCACCACCACGATCGTAACCGCCGGCACAGACACCGGTGGAGGCGCCGCAGAGGCGCCGACAGGCGTGCAAACCATCGACGCCAAATTGGAGCTGGCTGTCACACCCCATATGACGCCGAACCGGGAAATCGTCATGCACGTCAAGGTCGACAAGAAGGATCCGGACTACACTCGGGAAGTCCAAGATATTCCCCCGCTCAACTCCCGCAGCGCTGAGACGCATCTTCTGGTGAAAAATGGGGAAACCGTGGTCATTGGCGGAATTGTCATCAACAGCACGTCGTTCGCGGAAAACGGGGTGCCCTGGCTGTCGAAGATCCCGATCCTGGGTTGGTTTTTCAAAAAACAGTCGACGGTGGAGAGCCAGAACGAATTGTTGGTCTTTATCACGCCGACAATCTATGAAGGACAGGCCTTGTAAAGGCCTTTCCCGTCCGTGTCGGTTGTGTGGCCTTGATTCCGCGTAGCCGTTTCCCTATCCTCTCGGCGTGGCCGAGCCGTTGCCTCAACCCGTCGCCGTGTTCATGACGTTCCCATCGCTAGAAGACGCCAATCGCGTCGCGACCGCGTTGGTGGACGAGCATTTGGCCGCATGTGTCAACCTCTTGCCCGGAGTGCGCTCGGTGTTCTTTTGGGAAGGTGCCCGAGAGGAAGCGACCGAGGTTCTGGCCGTGGCCAAAACCACCCAGCAGCGCTTCGGCGATCTCGCCGCCCGGGTCAAATCGCTCCATGGTTACTCGGTCCCGGAGGTCATTGCCCTGCCGATTGTCGAGGGGAACGAGTCCTACCTCCGGTGGCTGGCGGAGACCGTCTCGAAGTCCTAAATTTTCAAGTAATTTCAATAGATTATTCCGGTTTTCTTGACAGGCTAGAAACCCTGTGCTAGTCTCTGGCCCGAATTTTCACGGGAAGGCAGGAAGCGAGAAAGGGCACGCATGGACGAAAGGACCAAAGAATCCTACACCGTAATGATCCTGCCCAACCCGACGTCTAAAGCCTACCGGTTTAGCGTCAGCAAAAAACAAGTCAAGGTGGCGCTTTCGATCACCGCGGCGACGGCGATTCTGCTGCTGGTATTCGTGGTGCAGTATTTTTATATGGTCGGCAACATCTGGGAACTCACACTGCTGCGGAAAGAAACCGCGGTGCAGAAGTCGAAAATCGAGGCTTTTGCGCAATCCGTCGATAGTCTGAAGCAGGAAATGGATCGGCTCAAGGAGTTCGACGTCAAGCTGCGCATGATTACCGATTTGAATGTGCCGGCTGACGCTGGCAGGTTCCTCGGCGTCGGGGGGCAACCCGAGGCGGAAGCCGCTTCACTGGGGCCGGCGGTGGTTCAAGAGCCGATTCCGGCTGCGCTGACGTCGCCGCCGATCCAGAACCCTGCTCCGGGCGGCGAGGGCGGTACGGAAGACCCGATCCCGTCGATCGGATTGACCGAGATTCCCCGTGAACCGCATGCGGCAATTATCCGCGGCTTGGAAGAAGACCTCGCCACCTTACAGATCGTTGCCGCCAAGCAGCAACAAAGCTTTGAGGAACTCACCGAGGCGATTCAGCACCGGCGTGCGAAGTGGGCCTCGACCCCGTCGATCTGGCCGGTTCGCGGCTGGGTGACCTCCGGGTTTGGTCGTCGGCTGTCGCCCTTTACCGGCGAACCCGCCATGCACCGCGGGGTGGACATTTCCGTTCCGGAGGGCACGCCCATCGTGGCGCCGGCCAACGGGACCGTCGCCTCGGCGGGCTGGGACGGCGGGTTGGGCAACGCGATCAGAATCAACCACGGCTACGGGTACGAAACCATCTATGGGCACCTGAACAAGGTTCTGGTGCGTAAGGGCCAATGGGTCAAACGCGGTCAGACCATTGGGCTGGTCGGCAATACCGGTTTCAGCACCGGACCGCACCTTCATTACCAGGTGCAGGTCAATCTGGTTGCAACAAATCCGCTTCGCTACATTCTGAACTAACGTCCGCGCCGCAGGTCTCGGTTTGGCGCTGGTCCTGCGTCTCAGGTTGTACCCGCAATTCTCCCGTCTCCGTAATGGTCAAGGGACTCGTTGGAAAATCTTCCCGGGAAAGCGTGGAAATCATCCGAATGGCGGTGCCTTCGGGATCAGGTTCAGGAATTCCGGGTAAACGTTGCCGCATGGAGAACAGTCGGCCTGACAGGAAGGTGCCGTCGCGCGCAACAGTCACTCGTAATAGCGGCATCACGCCTCTGGCCCCTTTGATCGAGATGTTGCCGTACGTCCAGAAGTTTCCCA
This window contains:
- a CDS encoding GspH/FimT family pseudopilin produces the protein MGRLLCSRRRDGFTLVELILIILILVTIAAAVIPTIGDTTGMRMSATARKVQSDIAYAQSLAMTSGQRYRVYFNLAPAPAAGYAVVNNADGDANWGEAGEFARDPNGGDSLSVTLNAGTYAGVTISAVGFSGSFVEFDSLGRPYDNLGLLAAANTVTLAGGSATQTVTVTPQTGRVTVP
- a CDS encoding type II secretion system protein, with protein sequence MSRRRPNAPDSGVRGFTLIEVTITILVIAIIGTAVLLPFVSSLSGSPNPVVMQQAIDLAQGELEQVIATKRANGFAAIVSGCSAFPMPAGFTCTRTVCYVPAANLNDTSTCAAATAYKRVAVTVNHALVGDVSAVSLVTNP
- a CDS encoding prepilin-type N-terminal cleavage/methylation domain-containing protein; this translates as MTLRHSRRLGTVGKLLIDSLSNASVRRGERGFTLIELIMTIVLVGIIGGIIGALLLGGTQAFVAEDTKASLTTQGRLAVERMVRDIRLVRSRTAGDIPTMTAATLNFIDTSGNAIAYTSGGGSITRNGVVLAAAPTANLAFSYFQQDGTPAASAAQVWVIQVDLTFGGTNDSQDFRVRIHPRNF
- a CDS encoding MerR family transcriptional regulator; translation: MKTSELLKHVDIPRHKLYYLEQKGYVAPTRIPMGDLEAREYSKADVELIAAIWKYLKKGFKHKIAHQKALEELGHAPAARRAALREAA
- the pilM gene encoding type IV pilus assembly protein PilM yields the protein MKFLRGRRSIVGCDLGRSAVKLVQLQRTGSGWSVVQAELRELTPEAHEGDQWPSPQAVQSAVECRWANGEDVAVCLQSRPAIVRHLDLPDIPKRELREALQWEAKKAASQAVEDLVVDHLRGPSVKSDQGRTMPVTMVVAEREAVEQEFRRYQQAGLRVKVMDINACAFYYAAHRLGRDQTGTGCVAFVDIGAGRMDINIVKHGTLRFSRSVPLGGEMLTQALVRTFGTDPNEAETIKREQGLSGKAKALEVLGPHVDRLVVEIQRSIDYYRAQSHDGALEALWLGGGTSLMPGFVEYVARFVDTKVDRFNPFEGMDCRGVRLDLEALAPRFIASVGLAIGGQA
- a CDS encoding PilN domain-containing protein, coding for MTRRINLVADLLLATEPPPSPWTVLSVAGAALVIPLLVWGVHVRAATRLDPQVAELRAVRDRLTTEGNHARQVIADLEAQNARRIQEQAQAEQINWLEAFRELTLVVPHGMWLSDLGGETGAPQSAGSIPQDGDIPIRIRGLAVSQGVVADLLVNLETSTHFRDPVVMYTQREQGRGIARVGFEIQCALRRASVDGRQPGRAA
- the pilQ gene encoding type IV pilus secretin PilQ; this translates as MKTTGRWVRTFVFAAAGAAMIAAWAAQGDAQDRRDIRVERSAGDRYSLELREADIRDVLRAISQERGINVVIGEGVTGKVTLSFQSVTLSDAMDAILKTGDWAKVEEGDITRIVKSQEGTGDLVTRMLPVQYANAKDLHEGVKDLLSKKGSATVDERTNTLIVRDVSASVEWITTLVRQLDSRTPQVLIEARIVEASTNFTREIGVQWGGAYTTQSGNRITTLHGGATKQLSTDTFAEPLTGGIGLSGGPFAVNLPAAVGPGRGGALGISFGNLADTVRLDLQLSALEDSGRGRILSTPRVLTLDNKEAKISAGTEILIPTTTIVTAGTDTGGGAAEAPTGVQTIDAKLELAVTPHMTPNREIVMHVKVDKKDPDYTREVQDIPPLNSRSAETHLLVKNGETVVIGGIVINSTSFAENGVPWLSKIPILGWFFKKQSTVESQNELLVFITPTIYEGQAL
- the cutA gene encoding divalent-cation tolerance protein CutA; this encodes MPQPVAVFMTFPSLEDANRVATALVDEHLAACVNLLPGVRSVFFWEGAREEATEVLAVAKTTQQRFGDLAARVKSLHGYSVPEVIALPIVEGNESYLRWLAETVSKS
- a CDS encoding M23 family metallopeptidase; protein product: MDERTKESYTVMILPNPTSKAYRFSVSKKQVKVALSITAATAILLLVFVVQYFYMVGNIWELTLLRKETAVQKSKIEAFAQSVDSLKQEMDRLKEFDVKLRMITDLNVPADAGRFLGVGGQPEAEAASLGPAVVQEPIPAALTSPPIQNPAPGGEGGTEDPIPSIGLTEIPREPHAAIIRGLEEDLATLQIVAAKQQQSFEELTEAIQHRRAKWASTPSIWPVRGWVTSGFGRRLSPFTGEPAMHRGVDISVPEGTPIVAPANGTVASAGWDGGLGNAIRINHGYGYETIYGHLNKVLVRKGQWVKRGQTIGLVGNTGFSTGPHLHYQVQVNLVATNPLRYILN